Proteins encoded by one window of Sediminicoccus rosea:
- a CDS encoding DUF6311 domain-containing protein, with product MRLLPGLHAGKEKPLSPPTLHAAIGATAAALLGAGVILGVFGPGIVPPWHTGWMLSGRLGPDPVQYWLGWTFFRDAPWGMPPGISPNFGMELSSSIFYADAIPLLAFLFKALRGVVEIGQYWGLWLVACGALQGWLAWRLIGRWTEAPLPRLAGAMLFVLQPMLLNRLGGHFALGAHFLLLWGLWFVLEGAGRWRWTALVLAASLIHSYLLPMVLGLWAADWWRRRNWTEAAMVLSAGLIGLWAAGFFLLRAGHGGQMYGAMQLDLLAPFDPAYWGRFLPDLPDPAHLEVASSYPGLGALLLLPFLAWLRPGWRHVPLLVVLLAMLAFAITHRPSIGGSQITLLPLPVRVVEWLGALRASERFFWPVAYAAMLGGLAGLVRLCGPRWSGLVLAALLTVQAADLRPGVARLAYFFPPMPAEVPLRLSDPFWAEAATRYRAIRAVPAANQGVAWEEVAVFAAHHRMATDAIYLARSDGRRVAALRADVAARLAEGRPEPGVLYVLRDAESLALAQAGLRPGRDRIVEANGLHVLAPDWW from the coding sequence TTGAGGCTTCTTCCCGGCCTCCACGCCGGGAAAGAGAAGCCGCTGTCCCCTCCTACGCTCCATGCCGCCATCGGCGCCACGGCCGCCGCCCTCCTCGGGGCCGGCGTGATCCTGGGCGTCTTCGGGCCGGGCATCGTGCCGCCCTGGCATACGGGCTGGATGCTGTCCGGCCGGCTCGGGCCCGATCCGGTGCAGTACTGGCTGGGCTGGACCTTCTTCCGGGACGCGCCCTGGGGCATGCCGCCCGGGATCAGCCCGAATTTCGGCATGGAGCTCTCCTCCTCGATCTTCTACGCCGATGCGATCCCGCTGCTGGCCTTCCTGTTCAAGGCGCTGCGCGGCGTGGTGGAGATCGGCCAGTATTGGGGCCTGTGGCTGGTCGCCTGCGGTGCGCTGCAGGGCTGGCTCGCCTGGCGGCTGATCGGGCGCTGGACCGAGGCGCCGCTGCCGCGCCTCGCAGGCGCCATGCTCTTCGTGCTGCAACCCATGCTGCTGAACCGGCTGGGCGGGCATTTCGCGCTCGGCGCGCATTTCCTGCTCCTCTGGGGCCTGTGGTTCGTGCTGGAGGGCGCGGGGCGCTGGCGCTGGACGGCGCTGGTGCTGGCCGCCTCGCTCATCCATTCCTACCTGCTGCCCATGGTGCTGGGCCTCTGGGCCGCCGACTGGTGGCGCCGGCGCAACTGGACCGAGGCGGCGATGGTGCTGTCGGCGGGCCTGATCGGCCTCTGGGCCGCGGGCTTCTTCCTGCTGCGCGCCGGGCATGGCGGGCAGATGTATGGCGCCATGCAGCTCGACCTGCTGGCGCCCTTCGATCCCGCCTATTGGGGCCGCTTCCTGCCCGACCTGCCCGATCCGGCGCATCTGGAGGTCGCGAGCAGCTATCCGGGCCTCGGCGCCCTGCTGCTGCTGCCCTTCCTGGCCTGGCTCCGGCCCGGCTGGCGGCATGTGCCGCTGCTGGTGGTGCTGCTCGCCATGCTGGCCTTCGCCATCACGCACCGGCCCTCCATCGGCGGTTCGCAGATCACCCTGCTGCCGCTGCCGGTGCGGGTGGTGGAGTGGCTGGGCGCGCTGCGCGCCTCCGAGCGCTTCTTCTGGCCCGTCGCCTATGCGGCCATGCTGGGTGGCCTTGCGGGCCTCGTCCGGCTCTGCGGCCCGCGCTGGTCGGGCCTCGTCCTGGCGGCGCTGCTCACCGTGCAGGCGGCCGATCTGCGGCCGGGCGTCGCGCGCCTGGCCTACTTCTTCCCGCCGATGCCGGCAGAGGTGCCGCTGCGCCTCTCCGACCCCTTCTGGGCCGAGGCAGCGACGCGCTATCGCGCCATCCGCGCCGTGCCCGCCGCCAACCAGGGGGTGGCCTGGGAGGAGGTCGCGGTCTTCGCCGCGCATCACCGCATGGCGACGGATGCCATCTACCTCGCGCGCAGCGACGGCCGGCGCGTGGCGGCCCTGCGCGCGGATGTCGCGGCCCGCCTCGCGGAGGGGCGACCCGAACCCGGCGTGCTCTATGTGCTGCGCGACGCGGAGAGCCTGGCCCTGGCCCAGGCCGGGCTCCGTCCGGGGCGGGATCGCATCGTCGAGGCGAACGGGCTGCACGTGCTCGCACCCGATTGGTGGTGA
- a CDS encoding DUF3297 family protein, with the protein MSDAELPDTPPDRLAADPKSPYHDAKALERGVGVIFKGVERTNVDEYCVSEGWVRLVMGKQVGRNGLPLTMKMQGEVIPYFRDRPHPKG; encoded by the coding sequence ATGTCCGACGCAGAACTCCCCGATACGCCCCCCGATCGCCTCGCGGCCGATCCCAAGAGCCCCTATCACGATGCCAAGGCCCTGGAGCGGGGCGTGGGCGTGATCTTCAAGGGCGTCGAGCGCACCAATGTGGACGAGTATTGCGTGAGCGAGGGTTGGGTGCGCCTCGTCATGGGCAAGCAGGTCGGCCGCAACGGGCTGCCGCTGACCATGAAGATGCAGGGCGAGGTCATCCCCTATTTCCGGGACCGGCCGCATCCGAAGGGCTGA
- the hutU gene encoding urocanate hydratase: protein MTRFRNAPAIRSPRGLDITCRQWTTEAAMRMLMNNLDDEVAERPGELVVYGGIGRAARDWDSYERIVAALKTLEGDQTLCVQSGKPVGVFRTHPDAPRVLIANSNLVPAWANWQHFNELDRKGLMMYGQMTAGSWIYIGSQGIVQGTYETFVEAGRQHFGGSLAGRWILTGGLGGMGGAQPLAGVFAGACVLAVECQPSSIEKRLETKYLDYRADDLDTALDMIRTACAEKRAISVGLLGNAAEIFPELVRRGVVPDIVTDQTSAHDPGNGYLPAGWTLAEWQQKRESDPAAVYAAAKHSMVQHVQAMLDFQKMGAAVLDYGNNIRQMAKDEGLANAFDFPGFVPAYIRPLFCRGIGPFRWAALSGNPEDIAKTDAKVRELMPHDTHLHRWLDMAQQRIAFQGLPARICWVGLGDRDRIGLAFNEMVARGEIGPVVIGRDHLDSGSVASPNRETEAMMDGSDAVSDWPLLNALLNTASGATWVSLHHGGGVGMGYSQHSGMVIVCDGTPDAARRLSRVLWNDPATGVMRHADAGYEIARDWARQKGLDLPAILK, encoded by the coding sequence ATGACCCGATTCCGCAACGCCCCCGCGATCCGCAGCCCACGCGGCCTCGACATCACCTGCCGCCAATGGACCACCGAGGCGGCGATGCGGATGCTCATGAACAACCTCGATGACGAGGTGGCCGAGCGCCCGGGCGAGCTGGTCGTCTATGGCGGCATCGGCCGCGCGGCACGCGACTGGGACAGCTATGAGCGCATCGTGGCCGCGCTGAAGACGCTGGAGGGCGACCAGACGCTCTGCGTGCAGTCGGGCAAGCCGGTCGGCGTCTTCCGCACCCACCCCGACGCGCCGCGCGTACTGATCGCCAACTCCAACCTCGTCCCCGCCTGGGCCAATTGGCAGCATTTCAACGAGCTCGATCGCAAGGGGCTCATGATGTACGGCCAGATGACGGCCGGCTCCTGGATCTACATCGGCAGCCAGGGGATCGTGCAAGGCACCTACGAGACCTTCGTCGAGGCCGGGCGCCAGCATTTCGGCGGCTCGCTCGCCGGGCGCTGGATCCTCACGGGCGGCCTGGGCGGCATGGGCGGCGCGCAGCCCCTGGCGGGCGTCTTCGCCGGCGCCTGCGTGCTCGCCGTGGAATGCCAGCCCTCCAGCATCGAGAAGCGGCTGGAGACGAAGTATCTCGATTACCGCGCCGATGACCTCGACACCGCGCTCGACATGATCCGCACCGCCTGCGCGGAGAAGCGCGCGATCAGCGTGGGCCTGCTCGGCAATGCCGCCGAAATCTTCCCCGAGCTCGTCCGCCGCGGCGTGGTGCCCGACATCGTGACCGACCAGACCAGCGCGCATGATCCGGGCAATGGCTACCTGCCCGCCGGCTGGACGCTCGCCGAATGGCAGCAGAAGCGCGAGAGCGACCCGGCCGCCGTCTATGCCGCCGCCAAGCACAGCATGGTGCAGCATGTGCAGGCCATGCTCGACTTCCAGAAGATGGGTGCGGCCGTGCTCGACTACGGCAACAACATCCGCCAGATGGCGAAGGATGAGGGCCTGGCCAATGCCTTCGACTTCCCGGGCTTCGTGCCGGCCTATATCCGCCCGCTCTTCTGCCGCGGCATCGGCCCCTTCCGCTGGGCCGCCCTCTCCGGCAACCCCGAGGACATCGCCAAGACCGACGCCAAGGTGCGCGAGCTGATGCCGCATGACACGCATCTGCACCGCTGGCTCGACATGGCGCAGCAGCGCATCGCCTTCCAGGGCCTGCCGGCGCGCATCTGCTGGGTCGGCCTCGGCGATCGCGACCGCATCGGCCTCGCCTTCAACGAGATGGTGGCACGCGGCGAAATCGGCCCCGTCGTCATCGGCCGTGACCACCTGGACAGCGGCTCCGTCGCCAGCCCCAACCGCGAGACGGAGGCGATGATGGACGGCTCGGACGCCGTCTCCGACTGGCCGTTGCTGAACGCGCTGCTCAACACCGCCTCGGGCGCCACCTGGGTCTCGCTGCATCACGGCGGCGGCGTGGGCATGGGCTATTCGCAGCATTCGGGCATGGTCATCGTCTGCGACGGCACGCCCGACGCAGCGCGGCGCCTCTCGCGCGTGCTGTGGAACGACCCGGCCACCGGCGTGATGCGCCACGCCGATGCGGGCTACGAGATTGCGCGCGACTGGGCACGCCAGAAGGGGCTCGACCTGCCCGCCATCCTGAAATAG
- a CDS encoding glycosyltransferase family 4 protein has protein sequence MQLLFFHQNFPGQYRHLAVAMARRKGTKVIGLGQTETPSLPGITQLRYKPPEPGKTTPHPYLVRTEGHIRHGQAAARAALELRRKGFRPDIICAHPGWGEGLFLKDVFPEAKMILYWEYFFRSKGGDIGFDPPGRAISLDEAARTRVQNTIQLIQLDAADWGISPTRWQWSRYPEWARSRISVIHEGIDTAIASPRGQASFTLPDGRTLTPEDEVTSFVARNLEPYRGFPQFMRALPSFQKLRPKAQVVVVGGDGVSYGRAPAEGGSWREVMLRELDGRLDLSRIHFVGRVPYAQLLNLFRLTRAHLYLTYPFVLSWSMLDAMACGAAILGSATAPVQEVIQDGINGRLVDFFQPDAIAEALAGMLANPEAQAPLKAAARRHVETHYDLHGICLPRQIALLDAIAAGQPAPDFQG, from the coding sequence GTGCAGCTGCTTTTCTTCCACCAGAACTTCCCCGGGCAGTATCGCCACCTCGCGGTGGCGATGGCCCGGCGGAAGGGCACCAAGGTCATCGGCCTCGGCCAGACCGAGACGCCAAGCCTGCCTGGCATCACCCAGCTGCGCTACAAGCCGCCCGAGCCCGGCAAGACCACGCCACACCCCTACCTGGTGCGCACCGAAGGCCATATCCGCCACGGCCAGGCCGCGGCCCGCGCCGCGCTCGAGCTGCGCAGGAAGGGCTTCCGCCCCGACATCATCTGCGCCCATCCCGGCTGGGGCGAGGGGCTGTTCCTGAAGGACGTCTTCCCCGAGGCGAAGATGATCCTCTACTGGGAATACTTCTTCCGCTCCAAGGGCGGCGACATCGGCTTCGACCCGCCCGGCCGGGCCATCAGCCTTGACGAGGCGGCGCGCACCCGCGTGCAGAACACCATCCAGCTCATCCAGCTCGACGCCGCCGACTGGGGCATCTCGCCCACGCGCTGGCAGTGGTCGCGCTATCCAGAGTGGGCGCGAAGCCGGATCTCCGTGATCCACGAGGGGATCGACACCGCCATCGCCTCACCGCGCGGCCAGGCGAGCTTCACCCTGCCCGATGGCCGCACGCTGACGCCGGAGGACGAGGTCACGAGCTTCGTCGCGCGCAACCTCGAACCCTATCGCGGCTTTCCGCAATTCATGCGCGCCCTGCCCAGCTTCCAGAAGCTGCGCCCCAAGGCGCAGGTCGTCGTGGTCGGCGGCGACGGCGTCTCCTACGGCCGCGCCCCCGCCGAGGGCGGCTCCTGGCGCGAGGTGATGCTGCGCGAACTCGACGGGCGGCTGGACCTCAGCCGCATCCATTTCGTCGGGCGCGTCCCCTATGCCCAGCTGCTCAACCTGTTCCGGCTGACGCGCGCGCATCTCTACCTGACCTACCCCTTCGTCCTCTCCTGGTCGATGCTCGACGCCATGGCCTGCGGCGCCGCCATCCTCGGCTCCGCCACCGCCCCCGTGCAGGAAGTCATCCAGGACGGCATCAATGGCCGCCTCGTGGACTTCTTCCAGCCCGATGCCATCGCCGAAGCCCTGGCCGGCATGCTCGCCAACCCCGAGGCCCAGGCCCCGCTCAAGGCCGCCGCCCGACGCCACGTCGAAACCCACTACGACCTGCACGGCATCTGCCTGCCCCGCCAGATCGCCCTGCTCGACGCCATCGCAGCCGGCCAGCCAGCGCCGGATTTCCAGGGCTGA
- a CDS encoding CaiB/BaiF CoA transferase family protein, with protein MSGKPLAGLLVVSMEQAVAAPTCSMKLADAGARVIKIERAEGDFARGYDAACKGLSTYFVWLNRGKESLRLDIKQPEDKALLARLLAKADVFIQNLAPGAMARAGFGSAELRAKHPRLITVDISGYGEDGEYAGMKAYDLLVQAESGLTSVTGRPEGPGRVGVSACDIACGMNAHAAVLEAIIERGITGRGKGIAVSLFDGMADWMNVPLLYLEGTGKEPQRIGLAHPSLCPYGAFETKDGSLILISIQNEREWAQFAEHFLHDKSLTEREGFRINVERVAQRPMVDAHIAGVFKSLDRDACVERLTRANTAYGFVNNVAGLATHKALRRITVETEKGPIPLAAPAARFSDGPRAFGPVPRLGEHDAAIRAEFAG; from the coding sequence GTGAGCGGGAAACCTTTGGCCGGCCTCCTGGTGGTCTCGATGGAACAGGCGGTGGCGGCCCCCACCTGCTCGATGAAGCTCGCCGATGCCGGCGCGCGCGTCATCAAGATCGAACGCGCGGAAGGTGATTTCGCCCGCGGCTATGACGCGGCCTGCAAGGGCCTCTCCACCTATTTCGTCTGGCTCAACCGCGGCAAGGAGAGCCTGCGCCTCGACATCAAGCAGCCCGAGGACAAGGCGCTGCTGGCGCGTCTGCTCGCCAAGGCCGACGTGTTCATCCAGAACCTCGCCCCCGGCGCCATGGCCCGCGCCGGCTTCGGTTCCGCCGAACTGCGCGCCAAGCACCCGCGCCTCATCACCGTGGACATCAGCGGCTATGGCGAGGACGGCGAATATGCCGGCATGAAGGCCTATGACCTGCTGGTGCAGGCGGAAAGCGGCCTCACCTCCGTCACTGGCCGGCCCGAGGGCCCGGGCCGCGTCGGCGTCTCCGCCTGCGACATCGCCTGCGGGATGAACGCCCACGCCGCCGTGCTCGAGGCCATCATCGAGCGCGGCATCACCGGCCGCGGCAAGGGCATCGCCGTCTCGCTCTTCGACGGCATGGCCGACTGGATGAACGTGCCGCTCCTCTACCTCGAGGGCACGGGCAAGGAACCGCAGCGCATCGGCCTCGCCCACCCCTCGCTCTGCCCCTATGGCGCCTTCGAGACCAAGGACGGCTCGCTCATCCTCATCTCGATCCAGAACGAGCGTGAATGGGCGCAGTTCGCCGAGCACTTCCTGCACGACAAGAGCCTCACCGAACGCGAAGGCTTCCGCATCAACGTCGAGCGCGTCGCCCAGCGCCCGATGGTGGACGCCCACATCGCCGGCGTCTTCAAATCCCTTGACCGCGACGCCTGCGTCGAACGCCTGACGCGCGCCAACACCGCCTATGGCTTCGTCAACAACGTCGCCGGCCTCGCCACCCACAAGGCGCTGCGCCGCATCACCGTCGAGACGGAAAAAGGGCCCATTCCACTTGCCGCCCCGGCCGCACGCTTCAGCGATGGCCCCCGCGCATTTGGCCCCGTCCCACGCCTCGGCGAACACGATGCCGCCATCCGCGCGGAATTCGCCGGTTGA
- a CDS encoding Bug family tripartite tricarboxylate transporter substrate binding protein, with protein MPRLTRRAMLAGLALAAARPACAAEPVTLLIPFAPGGATDRLGRLIAPVLAQRLGAPVTVEVMAGESGQRAMRNLLARPADGRTLIIGNPGLFAFNPHLFADLAYDPLADLAPIGLIGTNAMVLLASAASGITDAATLRRRAQAGPLSIGSAGRGSALFIGGVMLMRALGDGGELVTYAGGGPALDDLQAGLLDVMVDQAITAIPATHLGARAIAVLHPHRLPELATVPTAAEAGLALPNLAIWNMLALRAGTPADVIEHLARALEAALGDEMLARGLAADSVITPEGTEHGPVAAAALIRAEHARWGAFIRTARMP; from the coding sequence ATGCCACGCCTGACACGTCGCGCCATGCTGGCGGGTCTCGCCCTCGCCGCCGCCCGCCCCGCGTGCGCGGCCGAGCCCGTCACCCTGCTGATCCCCTTCGCCCCGGGCGGCGCGACCGACCGCCTCGGCCGCCTCATCGCGCCCGTCCTCGCCCAGCGGCTGGGCGCCCCGGTCACGGTGGAGGTGATGGCAGGCGAGAGCGGCCAGCGGGCGATGCGCAACCTGCTGGCGCGGCCCGCCGATGGCCGCACGCTCATCATCGGCAATCCCGGCCTCTTCGCCTTCAACCCGCACCTCTTCGCCGATCTCGCCTATGACCCGCTGGCCGATCTCGCCCCCATCGGGCTGATCGGCACCAATGCCATGGTGCTGCTGGCCAGCGCCGCCTCCGGCATCACCGACGCCGCGACCCTGCGCCGCCGGGCGCAGGCGGGGCCGCTGTCCATCGGCAGCGCGGGGCGGGGCAGCGCGCTGTTCATCGGCGGCGTCATGCTGATGCGCGCGCTGGGCGATGGCGGCGAGCTCGTCACCTATGCGGGCGGCGGCCCCGCCCTCGATGACCTCCAGGCCGGGCTGCTCGACGTGATGGTGGACCAGGCCATCACCGCCATCCCCGCGACGCATCTCGGCGCCCGCGCCATCGCGGTGCTGCACCCGCACCGCCTGCCCGAGCTCGCCACCGTGCCGACCGCGGCCGAGGCCGGCCTCGCGCTCCCCAACCTCGCCATCTGGAACATGCTCGCGCTGCGCGCCGGCACGCCCGCGGACGTCATCGAACATCTGGCCCGGGCCTTGGAGGCCGCGCTTGGTGATGAGATGCTGGCCCGCGGCCTCGCCGCCGATTCCGTCATCACGCCCGAGGGCACGGAGCACGGGCCGGTGGCGGCCGCCGCCTTGATCCGCGCCGAGCACGCCCGCTGGGGCGCCTTCATCCGCACGGCGCGCATGCCATGA
- a CDS encoding RidA family protein: MITRIPGKVASRSRAVIHNGIVTTVATSPVKSASMLEQARLALAAIDQNLADAGTSKAKIITAMVYLADMSRKGELNQAWDEWVDMANPPQRACLGVALEGADLVEIVVTAAV, translated from the coding sequence ATGATCACCCGCATTCCCGGCAAGGTGGCCAGCCGCAGCCGCGCCGTGATCCACAATGGCATCGTCACCACCGTCGCGACCTCGCCGGTGAAGTCCGCCTCGATGCTGGAGCAGGCGCGGCTGGCGCTGGCGGCGATCGACCAGAACCTGGCCGATGCCGGGACCAGCAAGGCGAAGATCATCACGGCGATGGTCTATCTGGCCGACATGTCCCGCAAGGGCGAGCTGAACCAGGCCTGGGACGAATGGGTGGACATGGCGAACCCGCCGCAGCGCGCCTGCCTGGGCGTGGCGCTGGAGGGCGCGGATCTGGTGGAGATCGTGGTGACGGCGGCGGTGTAG
- a CDS encoding acyl-CoA dehydrogenase family protein gives MDQALISADPHAEIREEVRKLCARFPGEYWRELDARRGYPTEFVTALTEAGYLGALIPEEFGGAGLPLSAAAAILETIHAEGCNGAACHAQMYIMGTILKHGSPEQKQRYLPGIAEGTLRLQAFGVTEPTSGTDTTNLRTTAVRQGDKYIVNGQKIWTSRAEHSDLMLLLARTTPKDQVQKKTDGLSTFIVDMRAALGNGLTIRPIRTMMNHNSCEVFFDNMEVPAENLVGVEGKGFRYILDGMNAERLLIASESIGDAKWFTNRSVAYAKERVLFGRPIGQNQGVQFPIAKAYAQMRAAEALLHKGLEKFEAGLPCGEEANTAKMLAADAAWAAAEACVQTHGGFGFAEEYDVERKFREARLYQVAPISTNLILSYIGEHVLGMPRSY, from the coding sequence ATGGACCAAGCCCTGATTTCCGCCGACCCCCATGCCGAGATCCGCGAGGAGGTCCGCAAGCTCTGCGCCCGCTTCCCCGGTGAATACTGGCGCGAACTCGATGCCCGCCGCGGCTACCCCACGGAATTCGTGACGGCCCTGACCGAGGCCGGCTATCTCGGCGCCCTCATCCCCGAGGAATTCGGCGGCGCCGGCCTGCCGCTCTCCGCGGCGGCCGCGATCCTGGAGACGATCCACGCCGAGGGCTGCAATGGCGCGGCCTGCCACGCGCAGATGTACATCATGGGCACCATCCTCAAGCATGGCAGCCCCGAGCAGAAGCAGCGCTACCTCCCCGGCATCGCCGAGGGCACGCTGCGCCTGCAGGCCTTCGGCGTGACCGAGCCGACCAGCGGCACGGACACGACCAACCTGCGCACCACCGCCGTGCGCCAGGGCGACAAGTACATCGTGAACGGCCAGAAGATCTGGACCAGCCGCGCCGAGCACAGCGACCTGATGCTGCTGCTCGCCCGCACCACGCCCAAGGACCAGGTGCAGAAGAAGACCGACGGCCTCTCCACCTTCATCGTGGACATGCGGGCGGCCTTGGGGAACGGCCTGACCATCCGGCCCATCCGCACGATGATGAACCACAATTCCTGCGAGGTCTTCTTCGACAACATGGAGGTTCCGGCGGAGAACCTCGTCGGCGTCGAGGGCAAGGGCTTCCGATACATCCTGGACGGCATGAACGCCGAGCGCCTGCTGATCGCCTCCGAGAGCATCGGCGACGCCAAGTGGTTCACCAACCGCTCGGTCGCCTATGCGAAGGAGCGCGTGCTCTTCGGCCGGCCGATCGGCCAGAACCAGGGCGTGCAATTCCCGATCGCCAAGGCCTATGCCCAGATGCGCGCGGCGGAAGCCCTGCTGCACAAGGGTCTGGAGAAGTTCGAGGCTGGGCTGCCCTGCGGCGAAGAGGCGAACACCGCCAAGATGCTGGCCGCCGACGCCGCCTGGGCCGCGGCCGAAGCCTGCGTGCAGACCCATGGCGGCTTCGGCTTCGCCGAGGAATATGACGTGGAGCGCAAGTTCCGCGAGGCGCGCCTCTACCAGGTGGCGCCGATCAGCACGAACCTCATCCTGAGCTATATCGGCGAGCATGTGCTGGGCATGCCGCGGAGCTATTGA
- a CDS encoding O-methyltransferase translates to MSIQHHAAVNETVYHFARGYLDRLGWFASLDGTPRDHAGYVPYITYPALRQLARLVRPEFRVFEYGCGGSSLWWAARVAEVISVEHDAGWAGRVAAVGPGHLNIITRERGAALPAKQRALLKRFLATAPDLPVSHDDGHNVMHGLLTEDFAAYATEIEAHGPGRFDVIVVDGMARCFAAWLAPRHLKPGGFLVFDNADRWQYNAAYRFLREQGFHRIDFYGPGPVNKIEWCTAIFTRDLAAFSENVERAKGEGDLGW, encoded by the coding sequence ATGAGCATCCAGCATCACGCGGCGGTGAACGAGACCGTCTATCACTTCGCCCGCGGCTATCTCGACCGGCTGGGCTGGTTCGCCAGCCTGGACGGCACCCCGCGCGACCATGCGGGCTATGTGCCCTACATCACCTATCCGGCGCTGCGGCAGCTCGCGCGCCTGGTCCGCCCGGAGTTCCGTGTCTTCGAATATGGCTGCGGTGGTTCCTCGCTCTGGTGGGCGGCACGGGTGGCCGAGGTCATCTCCGTCGAGCATGACGCGGGCTGGGCTGGGCGCGTGGCCGCCGTGGGGCCCGGTCACCTGAACATCATCACGCGCGAGCGCGGCGCGGCGCTGCCCGCGAAGCAGCGCGCGCTGCTCAAGCGCTTCCTCGCCACCGCGCCCGACCTGCCCGTCAGCCATGATGACGGCCACAACGTCATGCATGGCCTCCTCACCGAGGATTTCGCCGCCTATGCCACCGAGATCGAGGCGCATGGGCCCGGGCGCTTCGACGTGATCGTGGTGGATGGCATGGCCCGCTGTTTCGCCGCCTGGCTGGCGCCCCGCCACCTCAAGCCGGGGGGCTTCCTGGTCTTCGACAATGCCGATCGCTGGCAATACAACGCCGCCTATCGCTTCCTGCGGGAGCAGGGCTTCCACCGCATCGATTTCTACGGCCCGGGCCCCGTCAACAAGATCGAATGGTGCACCGCCATCTTCACCCGCGACCTCGCGGCGTTCTCCGAAAATGTGGAGCGCGCGAAAGGCGAGGGCGACCTCGGCTGGTAG